CAGGGAAATACTGGATCCCTCGTTCAACATTCTGGAGCACTCCTGCAACATCACGCTGGCACACCCAAAATACGTCAAGGCCATTCGAGGCAAGAAGACGGACAAGAAAGATGCCCAATGGATTGCCGACTTGTTCAAGCACGACCTTGTCGCCGGAAGCTTTATGCCTCCCTTGCCGATCCGACAGCTGCGCGACCTGATGCGCTACCGCTTCAAGCTGACGAACTTTTCGTCGAGCGAGAAGAATCGGCTTCAGAACAGCCTGACCGTTTCCAACATTCAGCTTGGAAATGTCGTTTCGGATACGTTCGGCAAAAGCTCCATGAATATCATTGACAGGTTGCTGGACGATCCGCACGATACGTCTTTTGACCTCGAACCGCTCATTCACGGCTCCATGAAAGGAAAACTTCCCGAACTGGAACTCGCGGTTGACGGACTCATTACGCCCGAACAGGCTGGGAAAATCAAGGTCATCAAGCAACACTATGAAGACCTCGAAACCCGTAAAGCGGATCTGGAATCTATTATTCTTTCTCTTGCCGAGTCCTACTCCGAAGAAATCAACCTGATCTTGACTGTTCCGTCTTTCAAAAACCTGTTTTCCGCCATTGTCGTGGTTTCGGAAATCGGTGTGAATATGGACGTGTTCCCAACAGCCAAGCATTTGTGCTCCTGGGCAGGACTTACACCCACGAATAACGAGAGTGCCGGCAAGAAAAAGTCAGTCAGGATTTCGAGAGCAGGCATTTACATCAAGCCTCTTTTGGTACAGTGTGCAACCGCTGTAGTCAAAAGCGAAAAGCATCCCGAAATCCGAAACCGCTACTTGCAACTGAAGAGGCGCAGAGGCCACAAACGTGCCATCATAGCGATTGCCCGAATGCTGTTAACGGCCATCTACCATATTTTGAAGAACAAAGAACCTTATAATCCCGATTTATATAAAAAATCCGACATTCGTCCAGTTGACCGTGAAATTACGGTTGAACAAGCGATTTCCTTGGCAAAAGCGCAAGGTTATCGGATTATGGCGGCTGCAACCTGATTCCCTCACCCCTTAAAAGTAATCATTTTCCAATTAGTCGTCTTGTGTACGGCTTATTTGACATGTTCATTTACTGTATTGAGTACGGTTGTTGAGGATTTCAGACTTCTACCTCCTACATTTGTAATTTCATCATAAATTAATAGACTACGGTGGGCAATTATCGAGCTGATGAAAAATAAAAACCCCATTCCCGATTTACAGGTCATCTTCTAAGTTCGTCACGCGCTTCACTTTAGCCTGATAAACATCCCCAAACATAGAGAACATCAACTTAATAGATACATTTATTTTTGAGTAAACACTCACCTTGTTGATGTATATTCGATCTGAATTGGTTAGAGGTAGATCTGATTTCAAATAAACCTCAAATCTTTCGATTGTAATCGGACCGGCAATGTATTTGTCAGGGTCGTTTGGCCCCAAGCTTGCGTTCAAATCCATATTTCTCTTCAAGAATTCGATAAATTTTTGCTTTGCTCGATTATCTCCTATAGCTCTTGATTCAATTACCGAATTAAACTGAATTTGCTTATATGCCAGGCGTTCCCGATCCACTACAGCCCAGGTTGCTGCATTCGAGGCGTCCAGATCGTTTTGGATTTTTTCGACAATAATATACAATCTCCCGATTTCCAGTAGGAGCATTATCATAAACATGCTTCCGAGGAGAATAACTACTCCTAAAATAGCATTGGCCCCGCCTTTTCTCCCTTTTAAGAATTTACTTAAAGTATTCACGGCTAACCGAACTCCTTGTCACCTCAATCGTCTTATCTTCTTGCGACTGACTTAAAGCGAAATTGGAAAAACTGTATTGCTTGTAGTCATTCACATAACGAATCGTGAGATTGATTTCATTTCCCCATTGAATCGGTTTCGGAGTGGTGCTGGTGACTTCTATTTTTGATTCATCAAATCCAAAGTTCGTCAGACGTTCAATCGCCTTGTTCTTAATGTCTGTTGTAAAGCCGCCCTCCTCCTCCATCTCCATCAAAGTGACCCGATTAACATTTTCGATAACAAGTTCTTGTAAAACGTATTTAACCGGCGGCCATATGTTCAGAATGACCAACATCAATAAAAGAATTGTCGCTAAGAAGCCGATGGCTTCCGAGACACCTTTTTTATCTCGAATAAACCTTTTTATGGCGAGCATCCTATCCCCCCTATATCAATGGACTTAGGTTTTGCCACATGACGCCACCCAATATCGCAACAGCGTAAGGGGTGCATGGTTTCCATGTCTTATCTTTGATCATGTAGTAGGCAAATAGGGGCAGGGCAATTATCAGGCTGTAAAAAAATACCCCAAACACCCACTCAAGCCCCATAAGCGAGGTTGAGGCTATCAATAGTTTGAGGTCGCCACCACCGTACATGCCAATTTTGAAAAGAATAAGAGCGATTGCGGTGACTATTACTACAGAGATTATCATTAACAGCCATGTTCCCGTGAATATATTCGTCAGAATTCCTATTAAAAATAAAGTTCCGACTAAATAGTTGCTAATCTCTCTTTTCCAAATGTCAGTAACAACCCCCCACGAAACGAAAAAATAAATAACAACAAGTTGCCAAGTGATCATAATTTCTCCCAGGGGAGTGTTGCTTCTCCCCTGGGCCTCCTTTACGATTCCTAGCCGCCGATTTGGGCGGTGAGCTGATCCCTCACGTAATCGAATACACTGCCGACTGCATTTCCAAGTGCATCGAGGTTGGAAAATATGGCCAATGCAATGAAGGCTACAATTGCCACAGTCTCGATCGACGGCGTTCCTTTTTGGTTCTTCAGGAATTTTTTCAGCATTTTGTTTCCTCCTCAAAAGAATATAATTGAGATTTATATAAAGCTCTTACCTGCTCGGTGTTTCTTAGCCGATTTTAGCGGTAAGCTGATCCTTCACGTAATCGAATACGTTACCGACAGCATTTCCAAGTGCATCAAGATTTGTAAAGATTGCCAATGCGATGAACGCGACGATTGCAACGGTTTCGATAGATGGCGTACCCTTCTGGTTTTGTAGAAACTTTTTTAACATTTGAAAGCCTCCCAATAATTTTTTTTGAATTGCGTTTTTATCCAATCATGTAGAAGTCTGATCGCTGAACCCTCATATCAATTGAACAAACCGTTTGATGCGACCAACAAAAACATCGGAACCGCAACAAGGAGAAAAATACATATAACCATTCCCACTGCTGCCAACGGTAGAAAGTTGGACCGATTTTTCGTCCCCTTCATCGTTTTGAAGTTCTGTCGTTTTTTTAGTATTTCCGCTTGTTTTTCCAGAATCGCCCTCATCTTTCCGGATTGTTCAGCCTGAACCATAGCCATTGCCATATTATCAACTTCGTCCATACCTATCCTGTTTGCAAAAATGGGTAAGCAGTTTGAAAGGTTGCCGTCTATGTTGTAATGAGCTAATAATCGTTTGACTTCCTCTTTCAAAGGCCCTTGCAGTCTTGTTGATAGAACCACGAGGATTTCTCTTATCGGGATTCCGTTCGATGTTGATCTGGCTATTTTCGACATCATGAAAGGTAATTCTCGGATTATCTTTTGCTGTCTTTGTTTCTTTTTCGCAAAAAGGAGGATGTCTAGGCCAAAAAATCCTATCAGCACATAAATGGTTGCGAATACCGGGGAATCGGGTGCTAAGAAATAATAGACGGCTATTGTCGCTATTAGTTTTATTACTACATACCTTTTAAAGGTAAGATTATACGGACTGCCCGCCCGTAAGATAAACACTTCCATGCTCTCTTTTTTTGGGATCCTTCGGATCAAGGGCATGAGGAGATTTCCAATTTTGTCTAAGATATGTTCCTTCTTTTTAATCTCCTTTTGGAAAGACTTCAGCCTCTTATACCCAAGACTTTTTTTGCGATGCCAATACAGTATGACCTCGTAAAAGAGAACAGAAAGGCTACAAGCTAACAACAATCCGTTGGCGATAACCATCTGCTTCACCCCCTTTCAAGCAAATTTCATTCCTCATTTACTGCTGTCATTTCTTTTGTCACATAAAGGACGATCAACATGATGGCGATGATGATGACAACAACCACTTTCCCGACGATGTGAGTAACCAGCATTTCCATAGCGGCCGGTTGAGTTTTCTTCATCGTGAACGCCAACATGAAGAATACTCCCATCAAAAAGTAAGTAACCATCGAAGCCCCGGCCGTCTCGCTGCTTCTTTCCATGATCTGAATTTCTTTCTCAATGCTGTCGTTCACATAATTTTGTAATGTGGTCGTAAAATTCCCGCCAAATCTGATTTGTAATTCAAAGTCATCCAAGAAATCTTGCAGCATTTTATTATCGAGTTTTTGTTTGGTTTCTACGATCGCCTCCCTTAAGGATAAATCCCCGTTTTGAAGTTGGGTGATGAAATACTCCAAATCCGTTCTAAGGGGATTTT
This sequence is a window from Ferviditalea candida. Protein-coding genes within it:
- a CDS encoding DUF4320 family protein, encoding MLAIKRFIRDKKGVSEAIGFLATILLLMLVILNIWPPVKYVLQELVIENVNRVTLMEMEEEGGFTTDIKNKAIERLTNFGFDESKIEVTSTTPKPIQWGNEINLTIRYVNDYKQYSFSNFALSQSQEDKTIEVTRSSVSREYFK
- a CDS encoding prepilin peptidase, producing MITWQLVVIYFFVSWGVVTDIWKREISNYLVGTLFLIGILTNIFTGTWLLMIISVVIVTAIALILFKIGMYGGGDLKLLIASTSLMGLEWVFGVFFYSLIIALPLFAYYMIKDKTWKPCTPYAVAILGGVMWQNLSPLI
- a CDS encoding Flp family type IVb pilin: MLKKFLKNQKGTPSIETVAIVAFIALAIFSNLDALGNAVGSVFDYVRDQLTAQIGG
- a CDS encoding Flp family type IVb pilin, which produces MLKKFLQNQKGTPSIETVAIVAFIALAIFTNLDALGNAVGNVFDYVKDQLTAKIG
- a CDS encoding type II secretion system F family protein; the encoded protein is MVIANGLLLACSLSVLFYEVILYWHRKKSLGYKRLKSFQKEIKKKEHILDKIGNLLMPLIRRIPKKESMEVFILRAGSPYNLTFKRYVVIKLIATIAVYYFLAPDSPVFATIYVLIGFFGLDILLFAKKKQRQQKIIRELPFMMSKIARSTSNGIPIREILVVLSTRLQGPLKEEVKRLLAHYNIDGNLSNCLPIFANRIGMDEVDNMAMAMVQAEQSGKMRAILEKQAEILKKRQNFKTMKGTKNRSNFLPLAAVGMVICIFLLVAVPMFLLVASNGLFN